In Desulfomonile tiedjei DSM 6799, a genomic segment contains:
- a CDS encoding CsbD family protein, with the protein MNTNLPKGKFRELRGAFLQSWGRLTHRYSYVLRGTLDKAVGKIQSFFGRF; encoded by the coding sequence ATGAACACGAATCTTCCGAAAGGAAAATTTCGAGAATTGAGAGGAGCTTTCCTCCAGTCATGGGGTCGTTTGACCCACCGCTATTCTTACGTCTTGAGAGGAACCCTTGACAAGGCAGTTGGAAAGATTCAGTCTTTCTTCGGCCGCTTCTAA